CTCCGACCCCTTATTTGACAGAGTCCCGGGGTGCGGATATACTCGGCTCAAAGTTTGACCCGTTGGGTACTAAGATGTAGCACGCATCGGCGCACGGACGTTCCTGAATGGAATCGCAACAGACGAGCAGGAGACGGCGCAGCAGCACCGGACCAACGGACGTGACACCTGGGGCGCGGCGAGGAGGAGAAACTCAGCCGGGAACGCGTGTGTTCCCGGACTGAGTTTTTACGTTTTTGTGACCGCCCGAGATCCACGGGGGTTGAAACGGGGTATGACAGGAGAGCAGGCGAACCGGAGCGTGCGCTGCCGCGTACTTTGTAGCAAAGGATGGGGAGGGGCATGACCAGCATAGAGAACGTCGGCACGTTTCTCACCGCGAGCCAGCGCGACCCGCGCCTCGCCCGGACCACCCTGCACTACATCGCCGACATGATCGATTATTTCGGCAAAGCCAAGGTCTTCGAAGGCATCTACGGCATGGAGCGCCAACTCGACGACATCCTGGCGTTTTTCAAGGGCTATGCGATGAGCATGGAGCGCCGGCTCCTGCTGCTGGTCGGCCCGCAGGGCTCCGGGAAATCGATGACCGTGGACAAGCTCAAGCGGCGGCTCGAGGAGTACTCGCACAAACCCGACGGGGTCCTGTACGCGGTCGAGGGGTGTCCCTTTCACCAGCATCCGTTCGATCTGATCCCGCCGGATGTGCGGGAGCAGGAGGGGATCTACTGGCACGAGGAGGCGGTGCCCTGCCCCGTGTGCGAACGGGCGGTGGCCGGTCGCGGGGACTGGCGCGCGGTGCCCGTCCGGCAGATCGTCATCTCCGCGCGCGACAAGGTCGGAGTCGCGAAGCACACCCCGACCGATCTCCGCCGCGAGGACATCACCAACTTCGTCGGCAACATCAACTTCGCTATGCTGAAGGAGCGGGGGTCGACGTATGACCCGGACGCGTACGACTTTGAGGGCAAGGTGATCTGGGCCAACCGCGGGATCTTGGACTGGACCGAGGTGTTCAAGAGCCGCCGTCAGCTCCTCTCGCTGTTGCTGGAACTGATCCAATCCAAGCGCATCGACCTGGCAAACTTCCCCACCGTCCACGTCGATGAGGTCGTGATCGGCCATACGAACTATCCCGAATACAACGTGTTCCTCGCCGAGGACATCATGGAGCCCCTGCGGGGGCGTATCCACAAGGTCGACTTCCCGTACAACGTCGACGTCCAAGGAGAGATGCGGATTTACCGGTCGCTGCTGGAGCGGGCCAATCAAGTCCGCGGCGAGGCCAAGCACATCTCGCAAGACGTGTTCGAGCTGGCCGCGACCTACGCGATCCGGACCCGCCAGGAGTCTCAGGGCCTGCGGGGACTGTCGCCGCGGTTTTTTGAGGATGCGTTCTCGCTGGCGTACACCAGCGCGGGTGAGTGCCTCGACCTGGAGATCATGACCGAGGCCATCGAGCGCACCTTCGAGCACCAATCGATCAAGGACCTGAACCAGAAGGACCTGCTGAAGGTGTTCGAGGAGACCAAGGTCGACTTCGTCAACAAGAAAGTCGATCAGATCGTCGAGGACATCGTCCCCACGCATTTCTACGACTACGGGCAGAACCTCTACCTCAACTATCTGGACGCGGCGGCGCGCAACGTCCTCGGCGAGCAGCTCGTCGACAATGAAAAGGAACTCATCGACGAGGTCGAGGGCGCGCTCGTACAAAAACGGCAGATCAGCCGCCAGGGCCGGGTGGCGTTCGAGAACGTGCTGGTCGAGCGCCGAGAAGAGCTCCGCCGGCTGAGCTATCGCGACCACGAGCATCTCCGGGGGGCGATCAACGAGCTCGTGTTCAACAAGATCAAGAACTGCCTTCGGCTGTACGAGAAGACGGAAGAGATGGATGCGAAGAGCCGGGAGCTCCTGGATGTGCTTCAGCGAAGCGCGGTGGAAGAGCATGGGTACTGTCAGCACTGTGCCCGAGCCTTGTTCAAAGTGATCGGCAGGAGCTTCTAACCCGGCGGGAGGCCGGGCGGGATCTGCGTTCCGCGCGGTACCTGGACCGTGGCCAGCCGAGAGGGGCGACCGGGATGAGGATCCACCGAGGGCGTATCGCGCAGCATAAGCACGACCAGCATCTGCGCGAGTACCTCAAGCAGAATCTCAACGAGCTCATCCAGCAGAAAGAGCTCATCATCGATGGCAAGGTCAAGACCCAGATCGCCACCCTCGATCTGCCCACGCTCAAGTTTGCCGAGGAAGCCCAGTACCTCGCCCAGGGCGTCGGGAGCGGCGGGGCCGGCAGCGGCGCCGGGGGCGGGGCGGGGGACGAGCGGGTCCAGGCGCTCGGCGGGCTCCTGGGCGGGGACCACCACGGCAAGGAGCTCCGCGTCGAGCTGGACTTCGACGAGTTCGTCAAGCTCGCGCAGGAGGTCCTGCTCGACGAGCTGCAGCTCCCGACGTTCCACGACCCCGCGCGTCAGGGCGAGGTGGAGAGCCAGGACATTCCGGAGCTCGACGACCTCGATCGAATCGGGATCCGGGCGGACCTCAATCTGGAAGAGACGATGGTGCAGAGCCTCTACCGCAATGCCCGCGAACGCGGTGTGCTGGACTACGACGTCGACGTCCAACAAGATGCCTGGTACTTTATCGAAGATCCGACGACCTTTCAGAACAACCGCTCCGTGGAGGTGTACGTCCTCGACGTCTCCGGGTCGATGCGGGGCGAGTACCTCTCGCTCGTCCGCAAAACGATCTTCATCCTGTGGCACTACCTGGAGCGGCGGTACCCCACCAACCTGCGCCGGTACGTGGTGTTCCAGGACGTCGCCGAGGAGAAGACGCGCGACGAATTTTTCTGCGTGGAGTCGAGCGGCGGGACGCACATCAGCACGGGGTTCGAGAAGGCGGTGGAGCTCCTCGAGGGGGCGCGCGAATACGACAAGTTCCTCTTCATGTTCACCGACGGGGAGACGAGCTCCGGTGACTTTGACCTGGCGAAGAAGCGGTTTGAGGAAGCCCGGTCCGCGTTCGACCTGGTCATTTACTGCCACGTCAACCCCGGGGGCCGCGGGATCGGCGGGTTCAGCGAGTACGTGCAGGAGACGGCCAAAGCCCAGGAGGGCGCGGCGTTTGCCAACCTCATGGATCTCGAGACCATCCGCACGGCGATGAAGGACTTTCTGGGGTTCTTCGACGCGCAGGCCGCCCGGCGGGGCGCGACCGCGACGCGGCGATAGGGGTGGGGGCGGGGCCGTGATTCAAGAATTTCAGCCGGTCATCCGGGAACTCGAGGGGCTGGCGCACGATCGTGGGCTGGCCTTCGATCCGGTGGTCTTTCAGATCACGGACAGCGACGAGATCGCCCAGGTAGCCAGCATGGGGCTGCCCAACCGGTTCATCCACTGGTACTGGGGGGGCACGTACAAGGAGTTGGTGCTGCAACAGACCAAGGAAGTCTTCAGCATTCTCGAGTTGGTGCTCAACACCAGCCCGTCCCACGCCTTCTTACGCAGCACCAACACCTACCTGCAGAACGTCCTGGTGATCGCCCACGTCTTCGGCCACGCCGACTTCTTCGCGAACAATCATTGGTATCGCAAGTCCAACAAGAACATGCTGAACCTCGCGGAGCAGCACGCCCGGCTGATCCGTGCCTACGAGGTCCAGTACGGCCGGGATCGCGTGGAAAAGCTGCTCGACGCGCTCTTGACCGTCGCCACGTCGGTCAACGCGTTCGAGCGGAGCCCGCAGGAACAGCAAAAGCGCCTCATCTACTATCTGGAAGAACGAGCGCCCCTCGAGGAGTTCGAACGCGTCCTCCTCGAGGCGATCCGGGAGGAGGCCGAGTACTTCGATCTCATCCAGCGGACGCATATCATCAATGAAGGGTGGGCGACGTTCGTCGAGGCTGAGCTCCTCAACCGCCTGCTCTCCACCAAGGAATGGGCCAGCATCTCCACGCAACTCTGCAACCGGCCGGCGCCCTACACGATCGGGTACACGTTGTTCGCCCACGTCCGGGACCAGGACGGATTCCGCCGGGCCCTCGAGCTCCGCCAGTTTTACGAAGATGTCAGCCTGATCGACACCGCCCTCACCGAGGAGCTCGTGCGGCGGCTCGATATCTTTGTCTACGATGCCAAGGAGAAGCAAAAGAGCTACGAGCTGCAGAAGGTCAAGGAGATGCTGATCTCCCAGAAGCTGTTCAAGGGCGAGCCGCGGATCGAGGTCGATCCCGCTTCGCAGGGACGTGACCTCCTCCTCGCCCACCTCGACGAGGACCGCAAGCTCGAGCCCAAACGCGTCGGCCTCTTCCTGCGGTCAGTGTACTCGCTCTGGCGCAACCCCGTGAAGCTGCGCGCGAACGGCAAAGTGTACACGTACGACCGCCGGGGGCTCTCCTCCACCTAGCGCACCGGCCCCGCCGGCTGCTTGAGCCCGTCGTCCTTGGAGGGGACGCGGGGTCCGATCCGAATCCTCCCTCCCGTGGAGATCCTCGAAGTGAAGCGGACGCTCGGCGGATCGGTGTTGACGTTTCCCTGCGTCGCCGTCGACGTCACGCCGCAGCGCGCGGTGCTGCTCTACCGGGCTTCGGGGAGCCGGCGCGTCGGCGGCCTCGACCTCCCGCCCGGCACCATCACGGTCGCCTACTATTGGGCAGACCGCCCCTACAACGTCTACCACTGGCTCTCGCCGGCCGGTGATACCCTGGCGTGGTATTTCAACATCAGCGGCCCGGCGCGGATCGGCGACGGACGGGTGGAGTGGGAGGACCTCGAGGTGGACGTGCTCGTGACGCCGGATCTCGAGGCGCGGGTGCTCGACGAAGACCGCCTTCCGGCGACGCTCGAGGCGTCGCGACACGCGGCCATTGCGGCAGCCCGGGCGCGCGTGCTCCGCGAGTACGCAGCGGTGGCGCGGGAAGTCCAGGCCACGTCCCCGGGGTTCCTCGCGCGCCCGCCCGAGGAGCGGTGATGCGGCTCCGCCAGCGGGTCGCGATCGTCACGGGGTCGAGCCGGGGGATCGGGCGCGCCATCGCCCAGGCGTTTGCCCGCGAAGGGGCCGCGGTCGTCCTCAATGCCGCCCGGTCGATCGGCGAGGCCCGGGCGGCGGCCGCCGCGATCGTCAACGCGGGGGGCAGAGCGATCGCGATCCAGGCCGACATCGGGAACCCGCCCGAGGCCGGAGCCCTCGTGGCCCAGACCGTGGAAGAGCTGGGGCGCGTGGATATTTTGGTCAACAATGCCGGGTGGGTCGACCGCGGGGAGATCTGGCAGATCGATGAGGCCCGCTGGGCGCGCATGATGGCGGTCCACGTGACGGGACCGTTCTTTGCGAGCCGCGCGGCCGGCGAGCACATGGTCCGGCAGGGCCGGGGGGCCATCGTCAACATCGCATCGATGCGGGGGATCGAGCCCGGAACGGGGCCGCTGCACTACAACGTGAGCAAAGCGGCGGTCCTGATGCTGACCAAGTGTCTCGCACGGGACCTTGCGCCCCACGTGCGGGTCAACGCGATCGCTCCCGGCTACACGGAGACGGCGTTTCACGCCGAGCGGACGATCGCGGAGCGCGAACAGATTGCGTCGAGGATCCCCATCGGCCGGTTCAGCCAGCCCGAGGAGATCGCCCAGATCGCGGTGTTCCTGGCCTGCGATGAAGCGGCGTACATCACCGGACAGACGGTCCTGGCGTCGGGCGGGGTGGTGACGGGGTGACCTGGGGGGTTACTGGCGGAAGTCCTGCGGCTTGACTCTCTCGAGGAACTTCTTGAACTCTTCCACCTCGTGCTCGTCGAACGCTTTCTTGAGGGGGATCGCCTGGGCCGCGACTTTCTCCTCGACGAAGATGGGTGCCTCTGTCCGTAGCGCGAGGGCAATCGCATCGCTCGGTCGGGAGTCTACCACCACGTCCGCGCCATTGTTCTGGAGGTGGATCTCCGCAAAGTACGTGCCGTTCTGGATATCCGTGACCACGATGCGGTTGATGGTCACGGTGAGCTGGGCCAGGATCGCCCGCAGGAGATCGTGCGTCATCGGTCGCGGCATGCGGACCCCCTGAAGCTCCAGGGCGATCGACTGCGCCTCGGCCGTGCCGATCCAGATCGGGAGCGCGAGTGTTTCCGATTTGTCGACGAGCAACACCACCGGGTTCATCTGCTGATCCATCGCGACGGTCCGCACCTTCATTCCGATCATGCTCCGGCCTCCCGGGCGACGTCTCGCGTTCCCCGCGGGTCCATTATAACAAAGTCGCTCCGCGCACGAAAAGGCGACGCCGAAAATGCGCTCGCGTCGACGCGCAGAGAGAGGAACCCCAGCGGCTGAGGCGGAACGCCTTTGGGCATATACAGTCCACCGACGACGACCCCACCGCCGGTTCGCTTGCACGACCATCGCCGCACCAGGAGGGGGACCGGATGCGCATGTGGCCGGGTGGCATCGCACCGGTGATCGCGCTGGCGGCCGTGCTCTCTGCCTCCAGTCCCGCGACCGCCGGTCAGGTCTATGTCGTGCGCGCCGGGGACACATTGTGGCGAATCTCCCACCACCTGGGCGTGCGCCCCATCGATCTCGCCTCCGCGAACCACCTCGTGCTCACCGCGACCATCCATCCGGGGCTGCGCCTGGCCGTCCCGGACACCGCACCCGCGGCCACAGGTCAGGTCACTCCGCCGCCGCCCGGCCCGGTCCCGGAGCGCGGCAGAATCGCGGCCCCCCCAGTACGAGGGCGTGCTGATCCCGTTTCGCCGGGCCCGGCGCGGATCGCTGTGGGACTCGTGGGGAGACCCTACCAGTGGTCCGGGATGGGGGACCGCGGATTCGACTGCTCGGGGCTCGTGGCGCACGTGTTTGCTGCGATCGGCCGCCCGCTCCCCCATTCGTCGTTTGAGCAGTACCAGGTAGGGGCGCTCGTATCCCGGTGGGCGCTTGTTCCCGGAGACCTCGTCTTCTTCCACACGTACAGTACCGGCGCATCGCACGTGGGCATCTACATTGGAGAGGGCCGGTTCGTTCACGCCTCGTATTCTCGGGGGGTGGTGATCTCCTCGATCGAGGAGCCCTACTACCGCGACCGGTTCCTCGGTGGGCGGCGGATCTAGCCGCGCCTGACTCGCCGCCTAGCCGTATGCCCTCGCGGCGGTCGCTTTGAAGGACGCGTAGACCGGCAGGCCTTCACGCAGTCCGAGCGAGCGCACCGCGTGCGCGGTGACCTCCGCCACGAGAGGCGGGTGGGTGCTCAAGAGGACGCGGACCCGCTCGCCAAATGGCGGCTCGGGCACGATCTGGGCAATCGGGCCCTGGAAGACATTTTGCGCGGTTCCGGTGGGCGCAACGAGATGCAGGGTAATGTCGCGCGGGTCCACTGCGACAAACACCTCGGCCTCCGGCTCGGCATGCACGATCCGCAGCGTTCCCTCCAAAGTCTCGACATCGGCGAGGCCGCCTACATCCCGCGAGGTCACCCGCCCCCAGAAGAGATTCAGCCCCATCAGCTCGGCGACGTAACGGGAACGCGGCTCCCGGAGGAGTTCGTCCCGAGTGCCCACCTGACTGATGCGTCCCCGCTCCACCACGGAGATCTTGTCGCCAAAGACCATGGCCTCGAGCGGACTGTGGGTCACGAAGAGCGTGACACACGGTAGGGCTCGGAGCAGCCGACGGAGCTCTGCGCGGACCTCGGTCCGGGTTGGGAGGTCGAGGGCCGACAGGGGTTCGTCGAGCAGCAGGAGGTGCGGCTGCAGCACGAGCGCCCGGGCGATCGCCACGCGCTGCTGCTGTCCGCCGGAGAGGCCGGCCGGGCGCCGTTCCGCAAGCGCGAGGATCCCAAGTCGCGCCAGGATCTCCCGCACCCGCGAGCGGACGGTGGGTCCCCGGATCCCCTGGGCGCGCAGCCCGAACGCGACGTTCTCAAAGACCGAGAGGTGGGGAAAGAGCACGTAGTCTTGAAAGACATATCCGATCGACCGCGCGGCGGCCGGGAGCACGACCCCCAGGTCGCTCGCGAAATACGTCGTCTCATCGATCCGGATGGTCCCCCGATCGGGATGGATGAGGCCGGCGAGCACGTTGAGGATCGTCGTCTTGCCGGCCCCGCTCTCCCCCACCAACACCAAGGTGCTGCCCGGTGCGGCGGTGATACTGGCCTCCAGGTGGAAGCCCCCGAGTTGTTTAGCGAATTCCGCGGCCAGCATCGTCATCCCGCCCGGGGCCGGTGATCCGGACGCTGCGGAGCGCGAGGAGAAGGCTGAACGACACCACGAGGAGGATGACCG
This genomic stretch from bacterium harbors:
- a CDS encoding NlpC/P60 family protein, with product MRMWPGGIAPVIALAAVLSASSPATAGQVYVVRAGDTLWRISHHLGVRPIDLASANHLVLTATIHPGLRLAVPDTAPAATGQVTPPPPGPVPERGRIAAPPVRGRADPVSPGPARIAVGLVGRPYQWSGMGDRGFDCSGLVAHVFAAIGRPLPHSSFEQYQVGALVSRWALVPGDLVFFHTYSTGASHVGIYIGEGRFVHASYSRGVVISSIEEPYYRDRFLGGRRI
- a CDS encoding DUF444 family protein, producing MRIHRGRIAQHKHDQHLREYLKQNLNELIQQKELIIDGKVKTQIATLDLPTLKFAEEAQYLAQGVGSGGAGSGAGGGAGDERVQALGGLLGGDHHGKELRVELDFDEFVKLAQEVLLDELQLPTFHDPARQGEVESQDIPELDDLDRIGIRADLNLEETMVQSLYRNARERGVLDYDVDVQQDAWYFIEDPTTFQNNRSVEVYVLDVSGSMRGEYLSLVRKTIFILWHYLERRYPTNLRRYVVFQDVAEEKTRDEFFCVESSGGTHISTGFEKAVELLEGAREYDKFLFMFTDGETSSGDFDLAKKRFEEARSAFDLVIYCHVNPGGRGIGGFSEYVQETAKAQEGAAFANLMDLETIRTAMKDFLGFFDAQAARRGATATRR
- a CDS encoding bifunctional nuclease family protein, which translates into the protein MIGMKVRTVAMDQQMNPVVLLVDKSETLALPIWIGTAEAQSIALELQGVRMPRPMTHDLLRAILAQLTVTINRIVVTDIQNGTYFAEIHLQNNGADVVVDSRPSDAIALALRTEAPIFVEEKVAAQAIPLKKAFDEHEVEEFKKFLERVKPQDFRQ
- a CDS encoding SpoVR family protein; its protein translation is MIQEFQPVIRELEGLAHDRGLAFDPVVFQITDSDEIAQVASMGLPNRFIHWYWGGTYKELVLQQTKEVFSILELVLNTSPSHAFLRSTNTYLQNVLVIAHVFGHADFFANNHWYRKSNKNMLNLAEQHARLIRAYEVQYGRDRVEKLLDALLTVATSVNAFERSPQEQQKRLIYYLEERAPLEEFERVLLEAIREEAEYFDLIQRTHIINEGWATFVEAELLNRLLSTKEWASISTQLCNRPAPYTIGYTLFAHVRDQDGFRRALELRQFYEDVSLIDTALTEELVRRLDIFVYDAKEKQKSYELQKVKEMLISQKLFKGEPRIEVDPASQGRDLLLAHLDEDRKLEPKRVGLFLRSVYSLWRNPVKLRANGKVYTYDRRGLSST
- a CDS encoding 3-oxoacyl-ACP reductase family protein — encoded protein: MRLRQRVAIVTGSSRGIGRAIAQAFAREGAAVVLNAARSIGEARAAAAAIVNAGGRAIAIQADIGNPPEAGALVAQTVEELGRVDILVNNAGWVDRGEIWQIDEARWARMMAVHVTGPFFASRAAGEHMVRQGRGAIVNIASMRGIEPGTGPLHYNVSKAAVLMLTKCLARDLAPHVRVNAIAPGYTETAFHAERTIAEREQIASRIPIGRFSQPEEIAQIAVFLACDEAAYITGQTVLASGGVVTG
- a CDS encoding ABC transporter ATP-binding protein, with amino-acid sequence MLAAEFAKQLGGFHLEASITAAPGSTLVLVGESGAGKTTILNVLAGLIHPDRGTIRIDETTYFASDLGVVLPAAARSIGYVFQDYVLFPHLSVFENVAFGLRAQGIRGPTVRSRVREILARLGILALAERRPAGLSGGQQQRVAIARALVLQPHLLLLDEPLSALDLPTRTEVRAELRRLLRALPCVTLFVTHSPLEAMVFGDKISVVERGRISQVGTRDELLREPRSRYVAELMGLNLFWGRVTSRDVGGLADVETLEGTLRIVHAEPEAEVFVAVDPRDITLHLVAPTGTAQNVFQGPIAQIVPEPPFGERVRVLLSTHPPLVAEVTAHAVRSLGLREGLPVYASFKATAARAYG
- a CDS encoding DUF402 domain-containing protein, translated to MKRTLGGSVLTFPCVAVDVTPQRAVLLYRASGSRRVGGLDLPPGTITVAYYWADRPYNVYHWLSPAGDTLAWYFNISGPARIGDGRVEWEDLEVDVLVTPDLEARVLDEDRLPATLEASRHAAIAAARARVLREYAAVAREVQATSPGFLARPPEER